The genomic stretch GCCGGGACCAGGGGCGCTTGCGTGAGCTGGTGGATTTCATCAATCTGCCGGAGAACTGGGCAAAGCCAGAGCCCATGCATACCACGCAGAGGGCCAGGCAGGCGCTGAAAGTGAGTTGATGCTTTTTTGTAACAGTTCGCGTGTTACCTGCTGGGGCAACCTTGTGCTGCGCCTACACCTGATCGGTGGCCGGGCGCGGACCGCCCAAACCGATTATTCGCGACGTGCACGTCTCACTGTAGTTTCAAGCGTCAATAATCGTCGAGATCACGCCCGCTGAGCAGACGGCCGATCATGTCCATGGAGAACCCACGGTAAGCCAGGAACCGGGTCTGCTGGGCACGGCTGCGCGGATCTTGCGGGCGCTGCCCGGCAAACTTGCGCTGCCACACGTCTCGCATACGCTCGACCCAATTCACCTCGCTTTCACGCAGGGCCTGGTCGATGTCTGCACGCGCCAAACCACGCTGGCATAGCTCTTCGCGAATACGCGCAGGGCCATAGCCAGAACCGGAACGATAACGGATGAAACTCTCAAGGTAGCGGGCTTCACTAAGCAGCCCTTCTTCGGCGAGCCGATCGAGTTCAGGCTCGATCAACTCGTCCGAAGCGCCGCGCTGACGCAGCTTGCGCGTCAGTTCGACTCGACCGTGCTCACGTCGTGCGAGCAGGTCCATGGCTGTCCGCCGGATGGCGACGGGGGTGTCGAGTACGGCAGACATATTCGGCTATTTACTGCGCAATCAATAACCGGCGTCAGCGTCGGCCATGTCATCGGCATCAGCTTCGGCAGCAGCTTTGCCGGCTTCAGCAGCAGCACCCGCTTTCAGCAACTTCTCACGAATTTGCTTCTCGATCTCGGCACCAATAGCCGGGTTCTCAGCCAGGTACTTGGCTGCGTTGGCTTTGCCTTG from Pseudomonas putida encodes the following:
- the recX gene encoding recombination regulator RecX; its protein translation is MSAVLDTPVAIRRTAMDLLARREHGRVELTRKLRQRGASDELIEPELDRLAEEGLLSEARYLESFIRYRSGSGYGPARIREELCQRGLARADIDQALRESEVNWVERMRDVWQRKFAGQRPQDPRSRAQQTRFLAYRGFSMDMIGRLLSGRDLDDY